One window of the Nocardia huaxiensis genome contains the following:
- a CDS encoding RNA polymerase sigma factor, which yields MPGVAEAELLARLRAGDETAFAAVLDRWSDGMLWLARDFVSTNESAAEVVQDTWLAVIEGIDGFEGRSSLQTWVFRILVNLAKRRGLAEHRSLPFSSVLPADDDSGPTVDPSRFQRSDEPYPHHWRSMPAPWPAPEQALLDSELGARISAALDELPRRQRIVVGLRDLHGYTAAEVCSILEITPANQRVLLHRARAALRGRIEEYLATDMPSDDTEGQPAP from the coding sequence ATGCCGGGCGTCGCGGAAGCTGAGCTGCTCGCACGACTGCGAGCCGGCGACGAGACCGCGTTCGCGGCCGTTCTCGACCGCTGGTCGGACGGAATGCTGTGGCTGGCACGCGATTTCGTCTCGACGAACGAATCCGCGGCCGAGGTGGTGCAGGACACCTGGCTGGCGGTGATCGAGGGCATCGACGGCTTCGAAGGCCGGTCGTCGTTGCAGACCTGGGTCTTCCGCATCCTGGTCAACCTCGCGAAGCGTCGCGGTCTCGCCGAACACCGGTCGCTGCCGTTCAGCAGCGTGCTGCCCGCGGACGACGATTCGGGGCCGACGGTCGACCCGAGCCGGTTCCAGCGCTCGGACGAGCCCTACCCGCATCATTGGCGGTCAATGCCCGCGCCCTGGCCCGCACCGGAACAGGCGCTGCTGGACAGCGAACTGGGCGCGCGCATCTCCGCCGCGCTCGACGAATTGCCCAGGCGGCAGCGCATAGTCGTCGGGCTGCGGGATCTGCACGGCTACACCGCCGCGGAGGTGTGTTCGATACTGGAGATCACGCCCGCCAACCAGCGGGTGCTGCTGCATCGCGCCAGGGCGGCCCTGCGCGGCAGGATCGAGGAGTACCTCGCCACCGACATGCCATCAGATGACACGGAAGGGCAGCCCGCGCCGTGA
- a CDS encoding molybdopterin-dependent oxidoreductase, with amino-acid sequence MTEWQPTACILCECNCGIQVLLGPDGRSFDKIRGDKLHPASAGYTCNKALRLDHYQNGRTGRITAPLRRRADGSFEEISWETAISEVTARLREIGHRYGGESIFYYGGGGQGNHLGGAYAPATMAAFGMKYRSSALAQEKTGDFWVGARMFGHPVRADVEHAEVAFFVGKNPYQSHGFPRARTVLKEMSKDPRRSMIVLDPVRTETAELADFHLQLRPGTDVYLLSAMAAILVRDNLIDGEWLAERARGLDEVVAVLREVPIEKYCAIADVDAALVVAATHRLAQAKSVAALEDLGVQMNRYSTVVSYVEKLVWLLTGNLGKPGTQYAFTGLSAIGHDRGHPAGQWPTSPVAGAPIISGLVPCTVITEEILTDHPARYRAMFIESSNPVHSLPDSARMREALESLELVVAIDVAMTETTRLAHYILPAATQFEKYEATFFNFDFPRNIFHLRHPVLPAPEGVLAEPEIHARLVEAAGVLSEDDYAPLRAALEQGREAFAMAFLGILADRQQAKLAPVLLYRTLGPTLPDGAAAAALLWAAAYNCARKFPQSVERAGYGTGLVAGERLFEAILTGKHGIVITEDDYEETWTRLRDNTIQLNIPELLQVIATLPEPDADPAQWPFVLSAGERRAFTANTIVRDPLWRKRDGAGTLRMSRADADTLGLTAGDLVRVSTRRGSVEVPVDPTDRMRPGHLSLPNGFGLSVPDDTGSPVTTGVAPNELTEFDSRDEWVGTPWHKYVPARLDTVAP; translated from the coding sequence ATGACGGAATGGCAGCCCACGGCATGCATCCTGTGCGAGTGCAATTGCGGCATTCAGGTGCTGCTCGGGCCGGATGGGCGGTCCTTCGACAAGATTCGCGGGGACAAGCTGCATCCCGCGTCGGCCGGGTACACGTGCAACAAGGCGCTGCGGCTGGATCACTATCAGAACGGGCGCACGGGCCGGATCACCGCGCCGCTGCGCCGGCGGGCCGATGGGTCGTTCGAGGAGATCTCCTGGGAGACAGCGATTTCCGAAGTGACGGCGCGGTTGCGGGAGATCGGGCACCGCTACGGCGGGGAGTCGATCTTCTATTACGGCGGGGGCGGGCAGGGCAACCACCTGGGTGGGGCGTACGCGCCGGCCACGATGGCGGCGTTCGGCATGAAGTATCGGTCCAGCGCGCTGGCGCAGGAGAAGACCGGGGATTTCTGGGTGGGGGCGCGCATGTTCGGGCATCCGGTGCGCGCGGATGTGGAGCATGCCGAGGTGGCGTTCTTCGTGGGGAAGAATCCGTATCAGTCGCACGGGTTTCCGCGGGCGCGCACGGTGTTGAAGGAGATGTCGAAGGATCCGCGGCGGTCGATGATCGTGCTGGATCCGGTGCGCACCGAGACCGCCGAGCTGGCGGATTTCCATTTGCAGTTGCGGCCGGGCACCGATGTGTATCTGCTGTCGGCGATGGCGGCGATTCTGGTGCGGGACAACCTGATCGACGGTGAGTGGCTGGCCGAGCGAGCACGGGGTCTGGACGAGGTGGTGGCGGTGCTGCGCGAGGTCCCGATCGAAAAGTATTGCGCCATAGCAGATGTCGACGCAGCACTGGTGGTCGCGGCGACACACCGGCTGGCACAGGCGAAGTCGGTGGCGGCGCTCGAGGATCTCGGCGTGCAGATGAACCGGTACTCGACCGTGGTCAGCTATGTGGAGAAGCTGGTGTGGCTGCTCACCGGCAATCTGGGCAAGCCGGGGACGCAGTACGCGTTCACCGGATTGTCGGCCATCGGGCACGATCGCGGGCATCCGGCGGGCCAGTGGCCGACGAGTCCGGTGGCGGGCGCGCCCATCATCAGCGGGCTGGTGCCGTGCACGGTGATCACCGAGGAGATCCTCACCGACCATCCGGCGCGCTATCGGGCCATGTTCATCGAGAGCAGCAATCCCGTTCACTCCCTGCCGGATTCGGCCCGCATGCGGGAGGCGCTGGAGTCGCTCGAACTGGTGGTGGCCATCGATGTGGCCATGACCGAGACGACCCGGCTGGCCCACTACATCCTGCCCGCGGCCACCCAGTTCGAGAAGTACGAGGCGACGTTCTTCAATTTCGACTTCCCGCGCAATATCTTCCACCTGCGGCATCCGGTGCTGCCCGCCCCCGAGGGCGTGCTGGCGGAGCCGGAGATCCATGCCCGGCTGGTCGAGGCGGCGGGCGTCCTGTCCGAGGACGACTACGCCCCGCTGCGCGCCGCCCTCGAGCAGGGCCGTGAAGCCTTCGCCATGGCCTTTCTCGGCATTCTCGCCGACCGGCAGCAGGCGAAACTCGCTCCCGTGCTGCTGTATCGGACCCTCGGCCCCACCCTGCCCGATGGCGCGGCCGCGGCCGCGCTGTTGTGGGCCGCCGCCTACAACTGCGCCCGCAAGTTCCCGCAGAGCGTCGAACGCGCCGGTTACGGAACAGGTTTGGTGGCCGGTGAGCGCCTGTTCGAGGCCATCCTCACCGGCAAGCACGGCATCGTCATCACCGAGGACGACTACGAGGAAACCTGGACCCGACTGCGCGACAATACGATCCAGCTGAACATCCCCGAGCTCCTCCAGGTGATCGCTACGCTCCCCGAGCCCGACGCCGACCCCGCCCAGTGGCCGTTCGTCCTGTCCGCCGGTGAGCGCCGCGCCTTCACCGCCAACACCATCGTCCGAGACCCGTTGTGGCGCAAGCGCGACGGCGCAGGCACCCTCCGCATGAGCCGCGCCGACGCCGACACCCTCGGCCTGACCGCAGGCGACCTGGTCCGCGTGAGCACTCGCCGAGGCAGCGTCGAAGTCCCCGTGGACCCGACCGATCGCATGCGCCCCGGCCACCTGTCCCTCCCCAATGGCTTCGGCCTCTCGGTGCCCGACGACACCGGCTCCCCCGTCACCACCGGCGTGGCCCCCAACGAACTCACCGAATTCGACTCCCGGGACGAATGGGTAGGCACCCCCTGGCACAAATACGTCCCCGCCCGCCTGGATACCGTGGCCCCATGA
- a CDS encoding carbonic anhydrase: MTMGRRTFGLTVLAVMAAAVGTRSANSPVPVSDSHHLWGYLGAEGPEHWGELDPAYGVCDTGQAQSPIDLPGHPEFSGDDITIEYAAPLHSVDVVNNGHTLQAAVAAGTGNRLVIGGVPFELAQYHFHLPSEHTVDGQQTSMELHLVHKNAQGGLAVLGVLLQETAGASIFRPVLIGGPDRIDGTRTVPGPIDLRDYLPKDLGQYQYEGSLTTPPCSEGVAWTVLRTPMPVGIDEAARFRTLFGADNRPTQPVNGRTVVPTEH; the protein is encoded by the coding sequence ATGACAATGGGGCGCAGGACTTTCGGTCTCACCGTGCTCGCGGTGATGGCAGCCGCGGTCGGCACCCGTTCCGCGAATTCGCCGGTGCCGGTGTCTGATTCGCACCATTTGTGGGGATATCTGGGGGCCGAAGGGCCGGAACACTGGGGTGAACTCGATCCGGCCTACGGCGTCTGCGACACCGGACAGGCGCAGTCACCGATCGATCTGCCCGGACATCCGGAGTTCAGTGGGGATGACATAACCATCGAGTACGCGGCGCCGCTGCACTCGGTCGACGTCGTCAACAATGGGCACACGCTGCAGGCCGCCGTGGCCGCCGGCACCGGAAATCGGCTGGTCATCGGGGGAGTGCCGTTCGAGCTGGCGCAGTACCACTTTCACCTACCCAGTGAGCACACCGTCGACGGGCAGCAGACCAGTATGGAACTGCATCTGGTGCACAAGAACGCGCAGGGCGGTCTCGCGGTGCTGGGGGTGCTGTTGCAGGAGACCGCCGGTGCGTCCATATTCCGTCCGGTGCTGATCGGCGGGCCGGATCGGATCGACGGCACGCGGACGGTGCCGGGACCCATCGATCTACGCGACTACCTGCCGAAGGATCTGGGGCAATACCAATATGAAGGATCGCTGACCACGCCACCGTGCTCCGAAGGCGTCGCCTGGACGGTGCTGCGGACCCCGATGCCGGTCGGCATCGACGAGGCGGCGCGATTCCGGACACTGTTCGGCGCGGACAACCGGCCGACACAGCCGGTGAACGGCCGGACCGTGGTGCCCACCGAACACTGA
- a CDS encoding SHOCT domain-containing protein produces the protein MSFWEVLWLIIVSFAFVAYLLLLFHILGDLFRDTETSGWIKAIWVVFLIFLPLLTALVYLIVRGNGMQQRAAAEARHLQDAEAKYIRKTAGTNPAAQIADAGKLLDSGFISQQEFDQLKAKALS, from the coding sequence ATGTCGTTCTGGGAAGTGTTGTGGCTCATCATCGTGAGCTTCGCGTTCGTCGCCTACCTGCTGCTGCTCTTCCACATCCTCGGAGACCTGTTCCGGGACACCGAAACCTCCGGCTGGATCAAGGCGATATGGGTCGTCTTCCTGATCTTCCTGCCGCTGCTCACCGCGCTGGTCTACCTCATCGTCCGCGGCAACGGCATGCAGCAGCGCGCCGCCGCCGAAGCACGCCACCTACAGGACGCCGAGGCGAAGTACATCCGCAAGACGGCGGGCACCAACCCGGCAGCCCAGATCGCCGACGCCGGCAAACTCCTCGACTCGGGCTTCATCAGCCAGCAGGAATTCGACCAGCTGAAGGCGAAGGCCCTCTCATGA
- a CDS encoding DUF397 domain-containing protein has protein sequence MSPEHADIAWFKSSYSQGGSECVEIAWLIGEAVGVRDSKNPAGPSLVFSSAQWSSFISGTAAGCFDVGSS, from the coding sequence GTGAGCCCCGAGCACGCCGACATCGCATGGTTCAAGAGCTCGTACAGCCAGGGTGGTTCGGAGTGTGTCGAAATCGCGTGGCTCATCGGTGAAGCCGTCGGTGTGCGGGATTCCAAGAACCCTGCCGGACCCTCGTTGGTCTTCTCGTCCGCACAGTGGAGCTCGTTCATCTCCGGCACTGCGGCAGGCTGTTTCGACGTCGGATCGTCGTGA
- a CDS encoding anti-sigma factor family protein: MNCDEFVETVTAYLESDLEGPALQRFLDHLADCDGCDTYLSQIRETIAALRHRPRPQLSRADRNALLAAFRARPQ, from the coding sequence ATGAATTGCGACGAGTTCGTCGAAACCGTCACCGCCTACCTCGAGAGCGACCTCGAAGGCCCCGCGCTGCAACGCTTCCTCGACCACCTGGCCGACTGCGACGGCTGCGACACCTACCTGAGCCAGATCCGCGAAACCATCGCCGCGCTGCGGCACCGGCCGCGCCCGCAGCTGAGCCGAGCGGATCGCAATGCCCTGCTGGCCGCGTTCCGCGCTCGCCCGCAATGA
- a CDS encoding Rpn family recombination-promoting nuclease/putative transposase, with protein MAEQPKNPHDAYFRHVMSEATAAAGEMRTVLPEAAAAHLDWDGLELQSCSFVPQELRSRYTDVLFWTRWDDRDAFVFMLIEHQSSADELMAFRMLEYMIDRLGPRAKEIMMTTAEQFRTEGRTEGRAEALLEQLVVKFGAVPDRVVGIVRGGGEAARLRVWGARVLTADSLDEVFAE; from the coding sequence ATGGCTGAGCAGCCGAAGAATCCACACGACGCCTATTTCCGGCATGTCATGTCGGAGGCGACCGCCGCGGCGGGTGAGATGCGGACGGTGCTGCCGGAAGCTGCTGCGGCGCACCTGGATTGGGATGGTTTGGAGTTGCAGTCGTGCAGTTTTGTGCCGCAGGAGTTGCGGTCGCGCTACACCGACGTGCTGTTTTGGACCCGCTGGGATGATCGCGACGCCTTCGTGTTCATGTTGATCGAACATCAGAGCAGCGCGGACGAGTTGATGGCGTTCCGGATGCTCGAATATATGATCGACCGGCTCGGTCCGCGAGCGAAGGAGATCATGATGACAACCGCTGAACAGTTCCGCACCGAAGGACGTACCGAAGGGCGAGCGGAAGCTTTGCTCGAGCAGTTGGTCGTCAAGTTCGGGGCGGTGCCCGACCGGGTTGTCGGGATCGTGCGGGGGGGGGGCGAGGCGGCGCGGTTGCGGGTGTGGGGCGCGCGGGTGCTCACCGCGGATTCGCTCGATGAGGTGTTCGCTGAGTAG
- a CDS encoding DUF417 family protein translates to MNTTTPTPRRYLPTPDTGRTVDRLGSLLACCGVIAALAWIGAMKFTAEEAAAIEPLVSGSPLMSWLYDVADLRTVSAAIGVIELVTATLLLLGIRSARAGVAGGLLATGTFLLTLSFLVTSTSYAPTPPFLSPGGSFLIKDLALLGASLMILGRSWVRLTTR, encoded by the coding sequence ATGAACACCACCACACCCACCCCGCGCCGATACCTGCCGACCCCCGACACCGGCCGAACAGTCGACCGCCTGGGCTCTCTCCTCGCATGCTGCGGCGTCATCGCGGCCCTGGCCTGGATCGGCGCGATGAAGTTCACCGCGGAGGAAGCCGCCGCGATCGAACCACTGGTCAGCGGCAGCCCGCTGATGAGCTGGCTCTACGACGTCGCCGACCTCAGAACGGTATCGGCGGCAATCGGAGTCATCGAGTTGGTAACCGCCACGCTCCTGCTCCTGGGCATCCGCAGCGCCCGCGCGGGCGTCGCCGGTGGGCTCCTCGCCACCGGCACATTCCTGCTGACGCTCTCGTTCCTGGTGACCTCGACCAGCTACGCCCCCACCCCGCCATTCCTGTCCCCCGGCGGCAGCTTCCTCATCAAAGACCTCGCACTCCTGGGCGCGTCCCTGATGATCCTCGGCCGCTCCTGGGTCCGCCTCACCACTCGATGA
- a CDS encoding DUF2993 domain-containing protein — MRTLLVVLVVLVGLGAAADFGAGAYADNAAAEAMRNTANLGSDPEVEIRGFPFLTQVAGGKYDNIEVRAKGVGTEEFGFVDVEANLYGASIPFSDISKRELHRVEVDRLVTTVRFDASRPLVLLDVAGLLPFGVVPTGLDFQNGQVVVTGTGSNVTVDIDALKSQR; from the coding sequence ATGCGAACTTTGCTTGTGGTGCTCGTCGTGCTCGTCGGGCTCGGGGCGGCCGCGGATTTCGGGGCCGGCGCCTACGCCGACAACGCTGCCGCGGAGGCGATGCGGAATACGGCGAATCTGGGTTCGGATCCGGAGGTCGAGATCCGGGGGTTTCCGTTCCTGACGCAGGTGGCCGGGGGGAAGTACGACAATATCGAGGTGCGGGCGAAGGGGGTCGGCACCGAGGAGTTCGGCTTCGTGGATGTGGAGGCCAACCTGTACGGGGCGTCGATCCCGTTCTCCGACATCAGCAAACGTGAGCTGCACCGGGTCGAGGTCGATCGGCTGGTGACGACCGTTCGGTTCGATGCGAGCCGGCCGCTGGTGCTGCTCGACGTGGCCGGGTTGCTGCCCTTCGGAGTCGTACCGACCGGGCTGGACTTCCAGAATGGGCAGGTGGTCGTGACCGGTACCGGCAGCAATGTGACCGTCGACATCGACGCACTGAAATCGCAGCGCTGA
- a CDS encoding helix-turn-helix domain-containing protein produces MVDEDSTLPRRQLGRFLRQSRDEVGLTLVQAAKIVEIGTTSLHRLEKGAADKVRVRIIKHLCEIYERSPEETAAAVRLAEQAAVKTWYQDYSDILPDNFDDYVGLEAVAQQLVSYQELVPGLLQTPDYARTMMRNYFVEESPEDVERRVALRMKRQTIVKRKTAPVVLDVVLHESALRRAVGSPKIMANQLRHLADASTWPNVEVRVLPFAAGIPMGMLPGPFVVLDFGIDGKGRPVEPTVVYIESVITANLYLQKESDVERYRSVSAALHRSSLNPLETRALLRQVAKEYQL; encoded by the coding sequence ATGGTCGACGAAGACAGCACTCTGCCCCGGCGGCAGCTCGGACGGTTCCTTCGCCAGAGTCGTGACGAGGTCGGTCTCACATTGGTGCAGGCGGCCAAGATCGTCGAGATCGGTACGACGTCATTGCATCGGCTGGAGAAGGGCGCGGCCGACAAGGTGCGGGTTCGTATCATCAAGCACCTGTGCGAGATCTATGAACGGTCGCCCGAGGAGACGGCGGCCGCTGTTCGCCTGGCCGAGCAGGCGGCGGTGAAGACCTGGTACCAGGATTACAGCGATATCCTGCCGGACAATTTCGATGACTATGTCGGGTTGGAAGCGGTTGCGCAACAACTGGTTTCGTACCAGGAACTGGTCCCGGGCCTGCTGCAAACCCCGGACTACGCCCGCACGATGATGCGCAACTATTTCGTCGAGGAATCGCCGGAGGACGTCGAACGGCGCGTCGCTCTGCGCATGAAGCGGCAGACGATCGTCAAACGCAAGACCGCGCCGGTCGTGCTGGATGTGGTGCTGCACGAATCCGCGCTGCGGCGCGCGGTCGGCAGCCCGAAGATCATGGCGAATCAGTTGCGGCACTTGGCCGATGCGAGCACGTGGCCGAATGTCGAAGTGCGAGTGCTGCCCTTCGCCGCCGGCATCCCGATGGGCATGCTGCCCGGCCCGTTCGTCGTCCTGGATTTCGGGATCGACGGCAAGGGCAGGCCGGTGGAACCCACCGTCGTGTACATCGAGAGCGTGATCACCGCAAATCTATACTTGCAGAAGGAATCCGACGTCGAACGCTATCGTTCGGTATCGGCGGCGCTGCACCGGTCGTCGCTGAATCCGCTCGAGACCCGGGCCCTGCTGCGGCAGGTCGCAAAGGAGTATCAACTGTGA
- a CDS encoding three-helix bundle dimerization domain-containing protein: MTVPDEEQQISELVTRLAGKFPHLTAGVVGAEVRGIHREFEGHRVREFIPLLVERIAERQLSKREFYRSLDHLSA, from the coding sequence ATGACGGTACCCGACGAGGAGCAGCAGATCAGCGAGCTCGTCACTCGGCTGGCCGGCAAGTTCCCCCATCTGACTGCTGGGGTTGTCGGTGCGGAAGTCCGTGGGATTCATCGCGAATTCGAGGGGCATCGGGTTCGGGAATTCATACCGCTGCTGGTGGAGCGGATTGCCGAGCGGCAGTTGAGCAAACGTGAGTTCTATCGTTCGTTGGATCATCTTTCGGCGTGA
- a CDS encoding class I SAM-dependent methyltransferase has translation MESLPSRTAMFAAVSRGLFRLETAAPWVLDDVLALVLVGPVWQELRDRFDPLFPGSVRRESRAAVCTRSRYAEDRLAAGGFTQYVILGAGLDSFAWRRPDLLGSLKVFEVDHPASQAWKLERVTELGLPLSDSQVFVPADFETGPVRDALGPAGFDWAQPAMFCWTGVAPYLTAQAIESGLRTIAAAAPGSEVVFSYRAEDCALDDVGTEFARIYTPIAASVGEPLQPGWPVSEIETLVNRCGLKVMDHPTRADLQQRYFADRTDGLRPYTFETLVAARVT, from the coding sequence ATGGAAAGCCTGCCGAGCAGAACGGCGATGTTCGCGGCGGTGTCGCGGGGGTTGTTTCGCTTGGAGACGGCGGCGCCGTGGGTGTTGGACGATGTGCTGGCACTCGTGCTTGTCGGCCCGGTATGGCAGGAGCTGCGAGACCGGTTCGATCCGTTGTTTCCCGGCTCGGTCCGTCGCGAATCCCGTGCGGCTGTTTGCACCCGCAGTCGGTACGCCGAGGACCGGCTGGCCGCCGGGGGCTTCACGCAGTACGTGATTCTTGGTGCGGGGCTTGACTCGTTCGCGTGGCGGCGGCCCGATCTGCTGGGCTCGTTGAAGGTGTTCGAGGTCGATCACCCTGCTTCCCAAGCCTGGAAGCTGGAGCGGGTCACGGAGCTCGGCTTGCCGCTCAGCGACTCGCAGGTCTTCGTGCCGGCCGATTTCGAGACCGGACCGGTTCGGGATGCGCTGGGGCCGGCCGGGTTCGACTGGGCGCAGCCGGCGATGTTCTGCTGGACGGGCGTGGCGCCCTATCTGACGGCACAGGCGATCGAGTCGGGGTTGCGCACGATCGCGGCGGCGGCTCCCGGGTCCGAGGTGGTGTTCTCCTACCGGGCCGAGGACTGTGCGCTCGACGACGTGGGGACGGAGTTCGCCCGCATCTACACGCCGATCGCGGCTTCTGTCGGCGAGCCTCTTCAGCCCGGCTGGCCGGTATCCGAGATCGAGACGCTGGTCAACCGATGCGGGCTGAAGGTCATGGACCATCCCACACGTGCAGACCTCCAGCAGCGGTACTTCGCCGACCGTACCGATGGTTTGCGGCCCTATACCTTCGAGACCCTGGTGGCCGCCCGGGTCACCTGA
- a CDS encoding AraC family transcriptional regulator ligand-binding domain-containing protein: protein MGTDQTLLHRFVLTQLEQAGLDRNRLIRECGVPEWTLSGDGVHVPSESFGRLWELGGQWLDDPDVALRVASRYELRATRLYDYLFVSAPTVGAGLATCGPYVTAVTTNHRFDLVDGTGGPMLTLDMVDGDGKARDHTQLWGLTAVLTRARRVVDAPLNPTVVTLRQRAPRRLDAFREVFGEARLEFGADMDALTFRPSDMELPLTTADPALAAVLRPLAEALPPPPPLSEAWPQRVAVAIAEALEAGDVSLERVAQRLATSPRTLQRRLADAGTTWRRELDRARHARLSAAVATGPLSRNRQAHLLGYADATSMRRATLRWAVATHTHRLATTDLDL from the coding sequence TTGGGCACCGATCAGACGCTGTTGCATCGCTTCGTCCTGACTCAGCTCGAGCAGGCCGGGCTCGATCGGAACCGGCTCATCCGGGAATGCGGCGTGCCCGAATGGACGCTGTCCGGCGACGGGGTGCATGTCCCCAGTGAGAGCTTCGGGCGCCTGTGGGAGCTCGGCGGACAGTGGCTGGACGATCCGGACGTGGCCCTGCGCGTCGCAAGTCGCTACGAGCTCAGGGCGACTCGGCTCTACGACTACCTGTTCGTCAGCGCGCCGACCGTCGGCGCGGGGCTGGCGACCTGCGGTCCGTACGTCACCGCGGTCACCACCAACCACCGCTTCGATCTGGTCGACGGCACAGGCGGGCCCATGCTGACCCTCGACATGGTCGACGGCGACGGCAAGGCCCGCGACCACACACAATTGTGGGGATTGACCGCGGTGCTGACCCGGGCCCGCCGTGTGGTCGACGCGCCATTGAATCCGACCGTGGTCACGCTGCGCCAGCGCGCACCCCGCCGCCTCGACGCCTTCCGCGAGGTCTTCGGCGAGGCCCGCCTGGAATTCGGGGCGGATATGGACGCGTTGACGTTTCGCCCCAGCGATATGGAACTTCCGCTCACCACAGCCGATCCGGCGCTGGCCGCGGTGTTGCGCCCGCTGGCCGAGGCGCTGCCGCCGCCCCCGCCGCTGTCGGAGGCGTGGCCGCAGCGGGTCGCCGTCGCGATCGCCGAGGCGCTCGAGGCCGGTGACGTGTCACTGGAGCGGGTGGCGCAGCGCCTGGCCACCAGTCCCCGAACCCTGCAGCGCCGCTTGGCCGATGCGGGCACGACCTGGCGACGCGAACTCGACCGGGCCCGCCACGCGCGCCTGAGCGCGGCGGTGGCCACCGGCCCGCTCAGCCGGAATCGTCAGGCCCATCTGCTCGGCTACGCCGATGCCACCTCGATGCGCCGCGCGACCCTGCGCTGGGCCGTGGCGACGCACACCCATCGCCTGGCGACCACCGATCTAGATCTTTAG
- a CDS encoding winged helix-turn-helix transcriptional regulator, whose translation MKRTTFANWPCTVARTVDLIGDWWTPLILRESFYGAKRFDDFERTLGLSRNILSQRLTRLVDEGLLEKVPYQSRPPRHEYHLTDQGRDFFPVIAAIMAWGDRHLAPDGPPVVLHHTPCAHDTHAEVVCAHCRQPLHHADVTAHLGPGFPARHRESALATGRFGTAAEAHPR comes from the coding sequence ATGAAGCGCACCACCTTCGCCAATTGGCCGTGCACCGTGGCCCGCACAGTCGACCTCATCGGCGACTGGTGGACCCCGCTGATCCTGCGCGAATCCTTCTACGGCGCGAAACGTTTCGACGACTTCGAACGCACGCTGGGCCTGTCCCGCAATATCCTCAGCCAGCGCCTGACCCGCCTGGTGGACGAGGGCCTGCTGGAAAAAGTCCCCTACCAGTCCCGCCCACCCCGCCACGAATATCACCTGACCGACCAGGGCCGGGACTTCTTCCCCGTCATCGCCGCCATCATGGCCTGGGGCGACCGCCACCTCGCCCCCGACGGCCCGCCCGTCGTCCTCCACCACACCCCCTGCGCCCACGACACCCACGCCGAAGTCGTCTGCGCCCACTGCCGCCAACCCCTGCACCACGCGGACGTCACCGCCCACCTGGGCCCCGGCTTCCCCGCCCGCCACCGCGAATCCGCCCTCGCCACAGGCCGATTCGGCACCGCAGCGGAGGCGCACCCGCGGTGA